GCTCGACTCGATGCTCCACGACGGGTCGGGGACGGCCGAAGGTGCGCAGAAGCCCGACGCCAGCTCCCCTCAGGCGTCGGGCGATGCATCCCCTCAGGCGTCGGATGCCAAGTCCCGCCAGAAGCGGGACCTGTCGGGTGATGGATCTGACCCGTCTCTGGGACAGTCCTCGGATCCGTCTCGGCCGGGTGACACGTCCGAATCCTCTCCGGGTTCGGACGATGAGGCTGCCTCTCCAGGCTCGGACGACGCCTTCGCCTGTTTCGCGCGCTGACCGCGCGTCGCTGCACAGCACGGGCGGGTTGCCCGGTCCGGCCATGGCCGGACCGGGCAAGCCGCCCACAACTGGCACGCAGGCGTCCACTCGCCCACCTGGCCGAGCAGGCCGGCAGCCCGCAGCCCGGCCTGCGCCCCTGGCTGCCACCGTTCGCATTCGCGCTGCTCAACTGGGTCTTCGACGTCGCCTGCCTGGCCACCGGCTTGTGGGCGCTGGGCATCGGTGTGCCCTGGCACAGCCTGCTGCTCGCCCATGCCCTCACTCAAATTCCCCGGCAGCCCGCGCCTGGCCCCGGGCAGCCTCGGCATCGTCGAGACGAGCTTGTCCGCACTGCTCGTCCTGTCCGGTCTTCGGCCCGGACCGGCGATCGCCGCGACGTCCTTGTACCGGGCCGTCAGCTACTGGGCTCTACAGCCCATCGGCTGGGCCAGCTGGCTCGCCCTCACTCTCCGGACCGGTCCGCCGCGCTCTCCGCCCCGCCGCTCGGTGCGACGCGGCAATCCCAGTCCGTAGCAGTCGAAGAACCTCGCCCGCATTGCCTCCGGGGCAGGCCAGCGGCCACCGCCAGCGTCCCCAGCTCCGCGACTCCGACCACCACAACCAGCACCACGTCGCCGGCGGACAGCGACACCGCACCTCCCCCGGCGGCCAGGTCCAAGGCAGACATCCGCCCTCCCGCTTTGTCTATCGCGGTGCGAGCCCCTTCAGCTTGGTGCTCCGCGCCCGGATCAGGTGCGGCGGAGCTGCACCTGAGCGCGGCCCGGATACCCTTGCTTCATGTCTGTGCGACCCAGCTCAGGGGCCTCCTCGCGCCGTCCCTCCGGGCAGGAGCCGGACGCCCGGCTGCTCACCGAAGCCATCACCCGGCTGCTTCGGGCGCTGCGCTCCTCGGTGATCCGCACCGACTACCCGCGGGAGACTCTCCCCATGGCCCAGGTCGAGCTGCTCCAGGTACTGCGGGAACGCTCTCCCGTGCACATCAGTGACTTGACCGCCCGTCGGCACCTGGCGCCCAGCACGGTCAGTGGACTGATCAGCCGGATAGTCGGCGCCGGGCTGGTCGCGCGTGACGTCGACCCGGTCAACCATCGGTCCTCCGTCGTCACTCTCACCGCTGCCGGCCGCGAGAAGCTCGCCGCCTGGACCAGGACCCACAAAGATCCTATGGATGCCGCCTACGCCGCCCTCGACGACAGCGAGCGCACAGTGATCGCGGAGGCGCTGCCCGTGCTTTTCCGGCTCGCTGAGCACCTCGACGAGCAAGCGTACGGCACTGACCTGGGCTGAAGGCCATGCCCCGAGCAGGGCGTGGCGGGCTTTCGCCCTGTAGCCGCATATGTGATGGTGCCGTGCCGCCCGCCCTGCGCACAGGATGCCCAGGTCACGGGTTCTTCTGCTGCCTCATTCCCATCGGGCGCGACAGGGGGCTGGCTCGTGCCTGGCTCACCGACGAGGGCTGCCGACCGTGGACCTCCTCGGACGGTTCCAGCCGGACGACTGGCGTGGCGCGGGCCGTGGATCAGTCGGCAGTCGTATGGCGCGGCGGTGTCTCCTCGGTCGGGCCGTATCCGCCTCCGCCGGGTGTGCGGATGACGAGCGTGTCCCCGGTGACGACGTCTGCCGTGTCGCAGCCGCGCAGGAGCGTGGTCGTGCCATCTGCACGAGTGATGAGGTTCTCGCCGAGAGCACCGGGGCGACCGCCGTCCATGCCGTAGGGCGGGATACGGCGGTGGCCGGAGACGACCGCGACGGTCATCGGCTCCAAGAAGCAGATCCGGCGTTCCACGCCGCACCCGCCGTTCCAGCGGCCCGTGCCCCCGCTGCCTTCGCGGACGCGGAAG
The genomic region above belongs to Streptomyces sp. CG1 and contains:
- a CDS encoding MarR family winged helix-turn-helix transcriptional regulator; the protein is MSVRPSSGASSRRPSGQEPDARLLTEAITRLLRALRSSVIRTDYPRETLPMAQVELLQVLRERSPVHISDLTARRHLAPSTVSGLISRIVGAGLVARDVDPVNHRSSVVTLTAAGREKLAAWTRTHKDPMDAAYAALDDSERTVIAEALPVLFRLAEHLDEQAYGTDLG